Proteins encoded in a region of the Brevefilum fermentans genome:
- a CDS encoding SDR family oxidoreductase, with product MRLLVTGASGLLGLNLSLVAAARGHHVVGLTHQHGLSGVPFDAHSVNLLETKDALLAIETTRPEAIIHCAAIADLNLAEGNPELARQMNRDLPAELADAAARWGIPLIHISTDAVFDGLSGGYAEDAPTNPLSVYARTKLEGEAAVCGAYPGAIIARVVFFGWSMSGQRSLAEFFFNNLRAGQRVKGFTDTLFCPLYTEDLAEALLEMLAAGLSGLYHVVSPEHLSKYEFGMRIAERFGFNAELIEPIRMLEMARGAPRALNLTLKPDKVQAALGHPLPSVSAGIERLYQRWQEGYPDTLQAYTSR from the coding sequence ATGCGTTTATTGGTGACTGGCGCCAGTGGGCTTCTGGGCTTGAATCTGAGCCTGGTTGCGGCTGCCCGCGGTCATCATGTGGTCGGACTTACGCATCAACATGGTCTGAGCGGCGTGCCTTTTGATGCCCATTCAGTGAACCTGCTGGAGACCAAGGACGCGCTCCTCGCGATTGAAACAACCCGACCCGAAGCTATCATCCATTGTGCGGCTATTGCCGATCTGAATCTGGCGGAAGGCAACCCTGAACTTGCGCGCCAGATGAACCGAGATCTGCCCGCTGAACTGGCTGACGCTGCCGCGCGTTGGGGCATCCCGCTGATCCACATCTCGACGGATGCCGTTTTTGATGGTCTCAGCGGCGGCTATGCCGAGGATGCACCGACCAACCCGCTGAGTGTCTATGCTCGGACGAAACTGGAAGGCGAAGCTGCGGTCTGTGGAGCATACCCGGGGGCGATCATTGCCCGGGTGGTGTTCTTTGGCTGGAGCATGTCCGGTCAGCGCAGCCTGGCAGAATTTTTCTTCAACAATCTGCGTGCTGGACAACGGGTCAAGGGCTTTACGGATACGCTCTTCTGTCCACTGTACACAGAAGATCTGGCGGAAGCCCTTTTAGAGATGCTGGCGGCAGGACTATCTGGCCTCTACCATGTGGTCAGCCCAGAACACCTGAGCAAATACGAGTTTGGCATGCGTATCGCTGAACGTTTTGGATTTAACGCCGAGTTGATCGAACCCATTCGCATGCTCGAGATGGCACGCGGTGCGCCGCGGGCGTTAAACCTGACCTTGAAACCGGATAAAGTCCAGGCTGCCCTTGGTCACCCGCTGCCTTCGGTATCAGCCGGGATTGAGAGATTGTATCAGCGCTGGCAGGAAGGCTATCCAGATACACTGCAGGCGTACACATCTCGATAA
- a CDS encoding cytidylyltransferase domain-containing protein, protein MPARDSSVVAIIQARMGSSRLPGKVLKEVCGKPMLVRQVTRVRRASTIGQVVVATTSDPEDNCIAEMCRKFGIPYFRGSPLDVLDRYYRTAGLFGAETIVRLTGDCPVIDPRLIDRTVHSFFEHKADFAANRLPPPFKRTTPIGMDTEVVSFDNLARAWCEAEQKHEREHVMPYFYQQEGRFKVVLLDHEPDLSHYRLTVDTPEDLALIQQIYEHFECTDEFSLDEIISLLEQRPDLAALNAEVVQKDFLDKDTRFQ, encoded by the coding sequence ATGCCTGCCAGAGATTCCTCAGTTGTAGCCATTATCCAGGCCCGGATGGGTTCCAGCCGGCTGCCGGGCAAAGTTCTTAAGGAAGTTTGTGGAAAGCCAATGCTCGTTCGCCAGGTGACCCGGGTGCGGCGCGCAAGCACCATCGGACAGGTGGTTGTAGCTACTACGTCTGACCCGGAGGATAACTGCATCGCCGAGATGTGCCGGAAATTTGGCATCCCCTATTTTCGCGGCAGCCCCCTCGATGTGCTCGACCGCTATTATCGAACAGCGGGTCTGTTTGGCGCTGAAACGATCGTGCGGCTAACCGGGGATTGTCCCGTGATTGACCCCCGTCTAATCGATCGGACTGTACACAGTTTTTTTGAACACAAGGCAGATTTTGCTGCCAACCGCTTGCCACCGCCATTCAAGCGCACCACGCCCATCGGTATGGATACCGAGGTGGTGAGTTTTGACAACCTGGCGCGCGCCTGGTGTGAGGCTGAGCAAAAACACGAGCGGGAGCATGTGATGCCCTATTTCTACCAGCAGGAAGGGCGGTTTAAAGTCGTTTTGCTTGACCACGAACCCGACTTAAGCCATTATCGCCTGACGGTGGATACTCCTGAGGATCTGGCTTTGATTCAGCAGATTTACGAGCATTTTGAGTGTACCGACGAATTTTCACTGGATGAAATCATTTCCCTGCTGGAGCAACGTCCCGACCTGGCAGCCTTGAATGCCGAAGTGGTTCAAAAAGATTTTCTGGATAAAGATACACGTTTTCAATGA
- a CDS encoding SDR family oxidoreductase, producing the protein MTIFDKFSLEGRSALVTGGAGLLGRQFTRTLGEAGARVVIADIDFSAAYEHARELRASQIPAIAIRVDVTDPGSVAGMVEHTLSEYERLDVLVNCAALDPKFDPQHLGDQSANAFENYALEAWKRSLEVNLTGVFLSCQAAVKSMVQQGSGVIINISSIYGLVGADQSIYPQVEGRQQFKPVDYPVTKAGILGLTRYLAAYYAGTGISVNALTPGGIFNGHDDDFLRRYSAKAILGRMADIDEINGAILFLASDASSYMTGANLIVDGGYTAW; encoded by the coding sequence TTGACGATCTTTGATAAGTTTTCATTAGAAGGACGTTCGGCGCTGGTGACGGGAGGCGCCGGATTGCTGGGCCGACAATTTACGCGCACATTGGGTGAAGCGGGGGCACGGGTTGTCATTGCAGACATCGATTTCAGCGCAGCTTACGAACATGCCCGGGAATTACGCGCCAGCCAAATCCCGGCGATTGCGATAAGGGTCGATGTAACCGATCCGGGTTCGGTTGCAGGAATGGTTGAACATACCCTCTCGGAATATGAGCGGCTGGATGTGCTGGTCAACTGTGCTGCCCTCGATCCGAAATTTGACCCGCAGCACCTGGGCGACCAATCGGCTAATGCGTTTGAAAATTATGCCCTCGAAGCCTGGAAGAGATCGCTGGAGGTCAATTTAACCGGCGTTTTTCTAAGCTGCCAGGCAGCCGTGAAGAGCATGGTGCAGCAGGGTTCGGGTGTGATCATCAACATCTCGTCAATTTATGGGTTGGTAGGTGCGGACCAGAGCATTTATCCCCAGGTTGAGGGGCGCCAGCAGTTCAAACCCGTTGATTACCCGGTCACCAAAGCCGGGATACTTGGATTGACACGTTACCTGGCAGCCTATTATGCGGGCACAGGCATTAGTGTTAATGCCCTGACGCCAGGCGGCATCTTTAATGGGCATGATGATGATTTTTTGCGCCGCTATTCTGCGAAAGCAATCTTAGGACGCATGGCAGACATCGATGAGATCAATGGAGCCATCTTGTTTCTGGCATCTGATGCATCAAGTTACATGACCGGTGCGAATTTGATCGTAGATGGAGGGTATACTGCATGGTAA
- a CDS encoding N-acetylneuraminate synthase family protein — translation MDLKIADRLIGDAHPTYFVADIAANHDGSLERAMLLIRLAKEAGADAAKFQNFQAPKIVSDYGFSHMDAQVSHQATWKKSVSEVYAEASIPFEWTPVLKETCDEVGIHYFSSPYDFEATDMLDDYVPAYKIGSGDITWIEAVERIASKGKPVLLATGASNIGDVQRAVHAILEINPQLVLMQCNTNYTAEDGNFDNIHLNVLKTYRTMFPDVVLGLSDHTHGYATVLGAVALGARVIEKHFTDDNDRVGPDHPFAMNPVSWAEMVRATRQLERAMGSGDKFVAANEQETVIIQRRCLRASREIEPGEVITREMIDVLRPATPGAILPYEINAVIGLTALVRIPGGQALYWTQFGES, via the coding sequence ATGGACCTGAAAATTGCTGATCGCCTGATTGGCGATGCGCACCCCACCTATTTTGTTGCCGATATTGCTGCTAACCATGATGGCAGCCTGGAGCGTGCCATGCTGCTCATTCGCCTGGCGAAGGAAGCCGGAGCGGATGCCGCCAAATTCCAGAACTTCCAGGCGCCGAAGATCGTATCGGATTATGGTTTCTCCCACATGGATGCCCAGGTTTCTCACCAGGCCACGTGGAAAAAGTCGGTTTCGGAAGTGTATGCGGAGGCTTCAATTCCCTTTGAGTGGACGCCGGTGCTGAAAGAGACCTGTGATGAGGTGGGGATCCATTATTTCTCCTCACCCTATGACTTTGAAGCCACAGATATGCTGGATGATTATGTGCCGGCTTACAAGATCGGCTCGGGCGATATCACCTGGATTGAAGCGGTTGAACGCATCGCCAGCAAAGGTAAGCCGGTGCTGCTGGCAACCGGTGCATCGAATATCGGCGATGTTCAGCGAGCGGTGCACGCCATTTTGGAGATCAACCCGCAGCTGGTTTTGATGCAATGCAATACCAATTACACCGCCGAAGACGGCAACTTTGACAACATTCATTTGAACGTCCTCAAAACCTATCGGACGATGTTCCCTGATGTGGTTTTAGGTCTGTCGGATCATACCCATGGGTATGCGACGGTGCTGGGGGCGGTTGCCCTGGGGGCACGAGTGATTGAAAAACACTTCACCGATGATAATGATCGTGTCGGTCCGGATCATCCCTTTGCCATGAACCCTGTATCCTGGGCAGAGATGGTCAGGGCAACCCGTCAACTGGAAAGAGCGATGGGTTCCGGTGATAAGTTTGTGGCTGCCAATGAACAGGAGACGGTCATCATTCAGCGGCGTTGTTTGCGAGCCTCTCGAGAAATTGAACCGGGCGAGGTGATCACCCGGGAGATGATCGATGTCCTTCGTCCTGCCACACCGGGAGCGATTTTGCCCTATGAAATCAACGCGGTCATTGGGTTAACTGCTCTGGTGCGGATTCCAGGCGGTCAGGCGCTGTACTGGACCCAATTTGGCGAGTCGTAA
- a CDS encoding glycosyltransferase family A protein — protein MARIGINPSRGKTLDFSPARTTVAVLVYAPYQAGYFQHRLDVTRMTIESILTNTHEAYDLLVFDNGSCPEMVAYLQSLYEQGAIDYLLLSKQNIGKLNALRMIVDTAPGEIVAYTDDDVFHLPGWLGEHLKIIDTFPNVGAVTGFYIRQRVAMSSTSTIDFVEKSGLIVQRGLLMPHKWEEEYIENSGRTWEVYQAEVDGIEDIIVAYDGLEAWVSAHHFQMVCPKTVLQEVLAEMLPTGWGEHVMGRMVEMDDLMDAKGYLRLCTRQQTMRLMGNALSEEVVALAVQTGLSSAVRVVKPRARSLMQRLADVRLIRYALQKMVNRLYHWLN, from the coding sequence ATGGCTCGTATTGGCATTAATCCTTCCCGCGGAAAAACACTGGATTTTTCACCGGCGCGCACGACAGTGGCGGTGCTGGTTTATGCGCCCTACCAGGCGGGTTATTTTCAACACCGTCTGGATGTCACTCGCATGACCATTGAAAGCATTCTGACGAATACACACGAGGCTTATGACCTGCTGGTTTTTGATAACGGAAGTTGCCCTGAGATGGTGGCATATCTTCAATCCCTGTACGAACAGGGCGCCATCGATTACCTGCTGCTTTCCAAACAGAATATCGGCAAGCTGAACGCTCTGCGGATGATTGTGGACACAGCCCCAGGAGAGATTGTGGCGTATACGGATGATGACGTCTTTCACTTGCCCGGTTGGCTGGGCGAACATCTTAAAATCATCGATACCTTTCCCAATGTGGGCGCGGTGACGGGTTTTTATATCCGTCAGCGCGTGGCAATGAGCTCGACAAGCACCATCGATTTTGTCGAAAAATCTGGCTTGATCGTTCAGCGCGGTTTGCTGATGCCCCACAAGTGGGAGGAAGAGTATATCGAAAACAGCGGTCGCACCTGGGAGGTCTACCAGGCGGAAGTGGATGGAATTGAGGACATCATTGTTGCTTATGATGGGCTTGAAGCCTGGGTTTCTGCTCATCACTTCCAGATGGTGTGTCCCAAGACTGTGCTCCAGGAAGTCCTGGCGGAGATGCTGCCCACAGGCTGGGGTGAACACGTGATGGGGCGCATGGTGGAGATGGATGACTTGATGGATGCCAAGGGGTATCTGCGGCTGTGTACCCGCCAGCAAACCATGCGCTTAATGGGAAACGCCCTTTCTGAGGAGGTGGTGGCGCTGGCTGTGCAGACGGGTCTCTCTTCGGCAGTGCGGGTTGTAAAACCTCGCGCCAGGAGTTTGATGCAGCGCCTGGCTGACGTACGCTTAATCCGTTATGCCCTACAGAAAATGGTCAATCGGCTTTACCACTGGCTGAATTGA
- a CDS encoding class I SAM-dependent methyltransferase: MTCLVCGSDQYDLFTQVESFGFPLEYFQCTDCGLIYQSPQASQASDPAFYAETYREIYQSSEEPTVKDLWVQEHRALSLIKILHTLRIDPPGRILDIGASTGTLLEAFKDAFSSTVVGVEPGEAYRRYAQGRGINMYAALDELLADNPPRFDLVSLVHVLEHLPDPVGMLSTIRRELLNESGILLLEVPNFYAHDSFELAHLACYTPHSLQAVLQQAGYHVFFFHRHGFPRSSLLNLYLTALAQPLPADVPQPQPTRERMVRLKRRAGMLYRQAVQKLFPRQAWLPLPNDEAD; encoded by the coding sequence ATGACTTGTTTGGTATGTGGATCTGACCAATATGATCTTTTTACTCAGGTGGAATCCTTTGGCTTTCCACTGGAGTATTTCCAATGTACAGATTGCGGGTTGATTTATCAATCTCCACAAGCCAGCCAGGCGTCAGATCCGGCTTTTTATGCAGAAACATACCGCGAAATTTACCAATCTTCAGAAGAGCCAACAGTAAAAGACCTGTGGGTACAGGAACATCGGGCGCTATCCCTGATTAAAATATTGCACACACTGCGGATCGATCCGCCGGGGCGTATTTTAGATATTGGCGCCTCAACCGGCACCCTGCTGGAAGCGTTTAAAGACGCCTTCAGCAGCACTGTGGTCGGGGTTGAACCGGGAGAGGCTTACCGGCGGTATGCTCAGGGTCGGGGGATTAACATGTATGCGGCGCTTGACGAGCTGTTAGCGGACAACCCGCCCAGGTTTGACCTGGTCAGCCTGGTGCATGTTTTGGAACACCTGCCAGACCCGGTGGGGATGTTGAGCACAATCCGCAGAGAGCTTCTTAATGAAAGCGGCATCCTCTTGCTGGAGGTGCCCAATTTTTATGCTCATGACAGTTTTGAGCTGGCACACCTGGCCTGTTATACCCCGCACAGCCTGCAGGCGGTTTTACAGCAGGCTGGCTATCATGTATTCTTTTTTCATCGCCACGGCTTTCCGCGCTCCTCGCTGTTGAACCTTTACCTGACCGCACTGGCACAACCCTTACCCGCTGACGTACCTCAGCCACAACCTACTCGTGAGCGGATGGTGCGTTTAAAGCGGCGGGCAGGGATGTTGTATCGACAGGCAGTTCAGAAGCTTTTCCCTCGCCAGGCCTGGTTGCCCCTCCCAAATGATGAGGCTGATTGA
- a CDS encoding glycosyltransferase, which translates to MRVLYFTAQDSPHDRRFLSALAETSLEVFSLRMHACTPDTPMKITELTWREGQPDWSHWKGWQAGVHQLRGILMDLRPDLIHAGPIQGPALAAALAEFTPLVSMSWAFDLLRNAGRSPWMRRVTQCVLDRSAVLVADCQTVADRVAGYRFPRQRMALLPWGVDLGHFSPERAREVGQALKHDLGWQEQFVLFCNRTWSVPYGVDDLARAFLIVHRSRPDLRLLLAGDGPQSERIRDVLAPAGDAVCFPGWITHEELPAYYGAGDLFISPSHCDGSSVSLLEALACGRPVLVSDIPSNCEWVKPGEVGDLFSDGDINALANQILKLVDDSNLADYGRRARLLAEERADWRINFPKLLSAYQLSQG; encoded by the coding sequence ATGCGGGTTCTTTATTTCACAGCACAGGATAGCCCCCATGACCGGCGATTTTTATCCGCGCTGGCTGAGACTTCACTCGAGGTATTCAGCTTGCGCATGCATGCCTGTACACCTGATACCCCCATGAAGATTACAGAACTGACCTGGAGGGAGGGACAGCCGGATTGGTCACATTGGAAAGGGTGGCAGGCAGGCGTTCATCAACTGCGGGGCATCCTGATGGATTTGCGACCAGACCTGATCCATGCCGGCCCAATCCAGGGTCCAGCCCTGGCAGCAGCACTGGCTGAATTTACACCGCTGGTGAGCATGTCCTGGGCGTTTGACCTGCTGCGGAATGCAGGGCGCAGTCCCTGGATGCGCAGAGTTACTCAGTGTGTCCTGGATCGCAGCGCAGTTCTGGTCGCAGACTGCCAGACAGTTGCTGACCGGGTAGCCGGTTACAGGTTCCCGCGCCAGCGGATGGCTCTTCTGCCCTGGGGTGTCGATTTGGGTCATTTTTCGCCAGAGCGAGCAAGAGAAGTCGGGCAGGCACTCAAACATGACCTGGGCTGGCAGGAACAGTTTGTCCTTTTTTGCAACCGTACCTGGTCTGTGCCCTATGGTGTGGATGACCTGGCGCGAGCTTTTTTGATTGTCCATCGAAGCCGCCCTGATCTACGCCTGTTGCTCGCAGGAGATGGACCGCAGTCAGAACGAATTCGGGACGTTTTAGCCCCTGCAGGTGATGCGGTATGCTTTCCTGGCTGGATCACCCACGAGGAATTGCCTGCTTATTATGGGGCTGGCGACCTGTTTATCAGCCCTTCGCACTGTGATGGCTCATCGGTATCCCTGCTGGAGGCGCTGGCTTGCGGACGACCGGTCTTAGTTTCTGACATCCCCAGCAATTGCGAATGGGTCAAGCCCGGTGAGGTGGGTGATCTGTTCAGTGATGGCGATATCAATGCATTAGCCAATCAAATTCTGAAGCTGGTTGATGATTCAAACCTGGCTGATTATGGCAGGCGTGCCAGACTGCTGGCGGAGGAACGTGCAGATTGGAGAATTAACTTTCCCAAACTATTGAGTGCCTACCAATTATCGCAGGGGTAA
- a CDS encoding acylneuraminate cytidylyltransferase: protein MVMKPDILAIIPARGGSKGIPGKNIKDFAGFPLIAYSIIAGLQSELVTRVIVSTDDEKIAEVARHYGAETPFLRPESIARDDTLDLPVAQHCLDWLAEHEGYHPEILVWLRPTSPIRPLDCVDQAIRLLLEHPQADSVRGVVPAGQNPFKMWTLDGETSIMIPLLGVEGIPEAYNAPRQALPDVYWQTGHIDALWAKTVLEKHSMTGKTILPLMIDPRYTVDIDMPSDWPAAEQLVLNNTRELTMVDPANQRRRLPEDIQLIVLDFDGVLTDNRVWVNEDGQEMVASNRSDSLGLEILRRLTGIDVMVLSKETNPVVEARCNKLKLPMLQAVQDKVSAIRGIIADKKLNHSQVVFMGNDINDLPVFPEVAFAAVPVDAHPAVIRQADRVLSAPGGRGAVRELCDLIMDHLGVRSS from the coding sequence ATGGTAATGAAACCTGATATTCTGGCGATCATCCCGGCGCGCGGCGGCTCTAAGGGCATTCCGGGGAAAAACATCAAGGATTTTGCTGGCTTTCCGCTGATTGCGTATAGTATAATTGCCGGCTTGCAATCCGAGCTGGTCACCCGGGTGATTGTCTCCACGGATGATGAAAAGATCGCCGAGGTGGCGCGCCACTATGGCGCAGAAACGCCTTTTTTGCGTCCTGAATCGATTGCTCGGGATGACACTCTGGATTTGCCGGTTGCGCAGCACTGCCTGGATTGGCTGGCTGAACATGAAGGTTATCACCCTGAGATCCTGGTGTGGCTGCGGCCGACCTCGCCAATCCGGCCCCTGGACTGTGTTGACCAGGCGATCCGCCTGCTGCTGGAACACCCCCAGGCGGACAGTGTGCGCGGGGTTGTTCCCGCCGGGCAAAACCCTTTTAAAATGTGGACGCTTGATGGCGAAACTTCGATCATGATTCCCTTACTGGGAGTTGAGGGTATTCCTGAAGCCTACAACGCCCCGCGGCAAGCCCTGCCAGATGTTTACTGGCAGACCGGGCATATCGATGCATTGTGGGCAAAAACCGTTCTTGAAAAGCACTCGATGACCGGCAAAACCATCCTGCCATTGATGATTGACCCACGCTATACCGTTGACATTGATATGCCCTCCGATTGGCCTGCGGCTGAACAGCTCGTGTTGAACAATACCCGTGAACTGACAATGGTCGACCCTGCCAATCAGCGTCGGCGGTTACCTGAAGATATCCAATTGATCGTGCTTGATTTTGACGGCGTGTTAACCGACAACCGGGTGTGGGTCAATGAAGATGGACAGGAAATGGTGGCTTCCAATCGTTCAGACAGCCTGGGGCTTGAAATCCTGCGCAGGTTGACGGGCATTGATGTGATGGTTCTCTCCAAAGAGACCAACCCGGTAGTGGAAGCGCGCTGCAATAAATTAAAATTGCCAATGCTGCAAGCTGTGCAGGACAAAGTCAGTGCCATTCGTGGCATTATCGCCGATAAAAAGCTCAACCACTCACAGGTTGTGTTTATGGGCAATGATATTAATGATCTGCCGGTATTTCCCGAGGTGGCTTTTGCGGCTGTGCCTGTCGATGCGCATCCTGCTGTCATCAGGCAAGCCGATCGGGTACTTTCTGCCCCCGGTGGAAGAGGCGCTGTGAGGGAGTTATGCGATTTGATCATGGATCATCTGGGTGTCAGGTCTTCTTGA
- a CDS encoding radical SAM/SPASM domain-containing protein: MIDIDFYMKVYDLKYRLMGGERMPRETLMETFESYRNPEPVVYNIETTNACNMRCEMCPRTTMMTRPIETMAPELFKRVIDQLKPFTPEQLAQWEAFVKQNYGIDKDDMSENHFFLYVIPRVIVLHGYGDPLLDKNMPQYVQWMTERGLESYFSCNPANINMERTLETFENGLGYIKYSIESVDDLRHKEVRGQASNFTESYKNILKLLDYKAQRNFQTEIVITMINLNKPWQQDEFQRLQEAFDGCDVYVYLKSQDQQWYEDNKQQTQSIHWIEFCQFPWSSMTVKSNGECAECVEDFNNEIILGDARVESLFDIWNGEKYRKFRMDHFDLTPGIKCTEQCDMQLIGSFLSDR, from the coding sequence ATGATTGATATTGATTTTTACATGAAAGTATATGACCTTAAGTATCGGTTAATGGGCGGAGAAAGGATGCCGCGTGAAACCCTGATGGAAACGTTTGAATCCTATCGTAACCCTGAACCGGTGGTTTACAATATTGAAACCACCAACGCCTGCAACATGCGTTGTGAGATGTGCCCCCGCACCACCATGATGACTCGCCCGATCGAAACTATGGCGCCCGAGCTGTTCAAGCGCGTCATTGATCAGCTAAAGCCCTTTACGCCGGAACAATTGGCGCAATGGGAAGCCTTTGTCAAGCAGAACTACGGCATCGATAAGGACGATATGAGCGAGAATCACTTCTTTTTATACGTGATTCCGCGGGTGATCGTTCTGCATGGCTATGGCGACCCTTTGCTGGATAAAAACATGCCCCAGTACGTGCAGTGGATGACGGAAAGAGGATTGGAATCTTACTTTTCCTGCAACCCGGCGAATATTAACATGGAACGCACCCTGGAGACCTTTGAAAACGGATTGGGTTATATCAAATATTCAATCGAGAGCGTGGACGACCTGCGTCATAAGGAAGTGCGCGGTCAGGCTTCGAATTTCACTGAATCTTACAAGAACATCTTAAAATTGTTGGATTACAAAGCCCAGCGAAATTTTCAGACCGAGATTGTTATCACAATGATCAATTTGAATAAGCCCTGGCAGCAGGATGAATTCCAGCGCTTGCAGGAAGCTTTCGATGGCTGTGATGTATATGTGTACCTGAAGAGCCAGGATCAGCAATGGTATGAGGACAACAAACAGCAGACTCAATCCATACACTGGATTGAATTCTGCCAGTTCCCGTGGTCGTCAATGACGGTCAAGTCTAACGGCGAATGTGCGGAATGTGTGGAAGATTTTAATAATGAGATTATCCTGGGTGATGCGAGAGTTGAATCGTTATTTGACATCTGGAATGGCGAAAAGTACAGGAAATTCCGCATGGATCACTTTGACCTGACGCCGGGGATCAAGTGTACCGAACAATGTGATATGCAATTGATCGGCAGTTTCCTCTCGGATCGTTAA
- a CDS encoding Gfo/Idh/MocA family protein, with product MKFLIAGLGSIGRRHLRNLVSLGERDILLYRTHRSTLPEDELAPFPVETDLEAALAHQPDAVIVANPTALHLDVAIPAAQAGCHLLIEKPIAPQLGLEVERLRSLADAEKIKTLIGFQFRFHPVLERVKAILDAGGIGRSLHFRAHWGEYLPGWHPWEDYRQGYSARADLGGGVVNTLCHPLDYLRWLFGEVRSVFAVTDRVSDLEIDVEDLAEITLRFENGVIGSVHLDFFQQPPAHWLEISGTAGLIRWDNANGAARVYDANDGRWDDIQPPADFERNALFLAEMRHFLAVISGQEASRCSLADGIKSLALTTAVHKAAVLGETLDLFQ from the coding sequence ATGAAATTCTTAATTGCAGGTTTGGGCTCAATAGGCAGGCGACACCTGCGCAACCTGGTTTCCCTGGGTGAACGGGATATCCTGCTGTATCGCACGCACCGCAGCACATTGCCGGAGGATGAGCTGGCACCGTTTCCTGTTGAAACGGACCTCGAAGCAGCCCTGGCGCATCAACCGGATGCTGTGATTGTCGCCAATCCGACTGCGCTGCATTTGGATGTAGCCATCCCAGCCGCGCAAGCTGGATGCCATCTGCTGATTGAAAAGCCCATCGCACCTCAACTGGGGTTGGAGGTTGAAAGGCTGCGATCCCTGGCAGACGCCGAAAAGATCAAAACCCTGATCGGGTTTCAATTTCGTTTTCATCCGGTATTGGAGCGGGTGAAGGCGATTCTGGATGCCGGTGGCATTGGGCGCTCGCTCCACTTCCGCGCCCATTGGGGCGAGTATCTGCCGGGCTGGCATCCCTGGGAGGACTACCGCCAGGGATATTCCGCCAGGGCAGACCTGGGCGGCGGCGTGGTCAACACGCTCTGTCACCCGCTGGATTACCTGCGCTGGCTGTTTGGCGAGGTGAGGTCGGTGTTTGCCGTCACCGACCGGGTCTCTGACCTTGAGATCGACGTGGAAGACCTGGCTGAGATCACCCTGCGTTTTGAGAACGGTGTGATCGGCTCGGTTCATCTGGACTTTTTTCAACAGCCGCCGGCGCACTGGTTGGAGATCAGCGGCACTGCAGGTTTAATCCGCTGGGATAACGCCAACGGGGCAGCCCGGGTTTATGATGCCAATGATGGTCGCTGGGACGATATTCAACCGCCGGCAGATTTTGAACGGAATGCCTTATTCCTGGCGGAGATGCGCCATTTTTTAGCGGTGATTAGCGGGCAGGAAGCATCTCGGTGCAGCCTGGCAGATGGGATCAAATCTTTAGCCCTCACCACCGCCGTCCATAAAGCAGCCGTTCTGGGTGAGACGCTTGATCTGTTTCAATAG